One Actinomadura viridis genomic region harbors:
- a CDS encoding response regulator transcription factor: MRLLIVEDERRLAASLAGGLAAEGFAVEVVHDGREGLRRALDREYDLIILDIMLPGMNGYRVCAELRATGDHTPILMLTAKDGEYDEAEGLDTGADDYLTKPFSYVVLLARVRALLRRHARGGGGAPAIVLGDLTVDPASKRARRGDVEVELTAKEFAVLEHLAINAGQVVSKAQIMENVWDFAYDGDPNIVEVYVSALRRKLDAPFGRRSIVTVRGAGYRLATDGGAAAGGRG, translated from the coding sequence ATGCGCCTACTGATCGTCGAGGACGAGAGACGCCTGGCCGCCTCGCTGGCCGGCGGGCTCGCCGCCGAGGGCTTCGCGGTGGAGGTGGTCCACGACGGCCGCGAGGGCCTGCGCCGGGCGCTGGACCGCGAGTACGACCTGATCATCCTGGACATCATGCTCCCCGGGATGAACGGCTACCGGGTCTGCGCAGAGCTGCGCGCCACCGGCGACCACACCCCGATCCTGATGCTCACCGCCAAGGACGGCGAGTACGACGAGGCCGAGGGCCTGGACACGGGCGCGGACGACTACCTCACCAAACCGTTCTCCTACGTGGTGCTGCTCGCCCGCGTCCGGGCGCTGCTGCGCCGGCACGCGCGGGGCGGCGGCGGGGCTCCCGCCATCGTGCTGGGCGACCTCACCGTCGACCCCGCGTCCAAGCGGGCGCGGCGCGGGGACGTCGAGGTGGAGCTGACCGCCAAGGAGTTCGCCGTGCTGGAGCATCTGGCGATCAACGCGGGGCAGGTGGTGTCCAAGGCGCAGATCATGGAGAACGTCTGGGACTTCGCCTACGACGGCGACCCCAACATCGTCGAGGTCTACGTGAGCGCGCTGCGCCGCAAGCTCGACGCGCCGTTCGGGCGCCGGTCCATCGTCACGGTCCGCGGCGCGGGGTACCGGCTGGCCACCGACGGCGGCGCCGCCGCGGGCGGGCGGGGCTGA
- a CDS encoding winged helix DNA-binding domain-containing protein, with product MTNEVLGRRALNRALLERQMLLRRHRLPALEAIERLVGMQSQAPNPPYVGLWSRLDGFDFGELAGLMRERRALRMVLMRGTLHLVSARDALALRPLTQAVLDRYLKTGRGGALNGTGLDLAPVREAARRFLEEEPRTDKELRAHLGERWPEMDAELLAWAARCALPLVQVPPRGIWGASGAARHTTLESWLGRPADDDPPIERMVLRYLAAFGPATVADVQQWSGLTRLGEVVERLGSGLTTFADENGRVLYDLPEAPRPDPATPAPVRYVPEFDNLTLSHADRARVISEEHRKRVFTVNGIIRATVLVDGFVHGTWKMETGRGAATLRVDLFAPVSEADRAALADEGRRLLAAAHPRATSHEVVF from the coding sequence GTGACCAACGAGGTACTCGGCCGGCGGGCGCTCAACCGGGCTCTCCTGGAACGGCAGATGCTGCTGCGCAGGCACCGGCTCCCCGCCCTTGAGGCGATCGAGCGGCTGGTCGGCATGCAGTCCCAGGCGCCCAACCCGCCCTACGTGGGGCTGTGGAGCCGCCTGGACGGCTTCGACTTCGGTGAGCTGGCCGGGCTGATGCGCGAACGCCGCGCCCTGCGCATGGTGCTCATGCGCGGCACCCTCCACCTGGTCAGCGCCCGGGACGCGCTGGCGCTGCGCCCGCTCACCCAGGCGGTGCTCGACCGGTACCTGAAGACCGGGCGGGGAGGCGCGCTCAACGGGACGGGCCTCGACCTCGCGCCGGTGCGCGAGGCGGCCCGGCGGTTCCTGGAGGAGGAGCCCCGCACGGACAAGGAGCTGCGCGCCCATCTCGGCGAGCGCTGGCCGGAGATGGACGCCGAGCTGCTGGCCTGGGCGGCGCGGTGCGCGCTGCCGCTCGTTCAGGTCCCACCGCGCGGCATCTGGGGTGCGAGCGGGGCCGCCCGGCACACGACGCTGGAGAGCTGGCTGGGCCGCCCGGCCGACGACGATCCGCCGATCGAGCGGATGGTGCTGCGCTACCTGGCCGCCTTCGGCCCGGCCACCGTCGCCGACGTCCAGCAGTGGTCCGGCCTGACCCGGCTCGGGGAAGTGGTGGAACGGCTCGGGTCCGGGCTCACCACGTTCGCCGACGAGAACGGCAGGGTCCTGTACGACCTGCCGGAGGCGCCGCGCCCCGACCCCGCCACGCCCGCCCCCGTCCGGTACGTCCCGGAGTTCGACAACCTCACGCTCTCCCACGCCGACCGGGCCCGGGTCATCTCCGAGGAGCACCGCAAGCGGGTCTTCACGGTCAACGGGATCATCCGGGCCACCGTGCTCGTGGACGGCTTCGTCCACGGCACGTGGAAGATGGAGACCGGGCGGGGCGCGGCGACGCTGCGGGTCGACCTCTTCGCGCCGGTGTCCGAGGCGGACCGGGCCGCCCTGGCCGACGAGGGGCGGCGCCTGCTGGCCGCCGCCCACCCCCGCGCCACGTCGCACGAGGTGGTCTTCTAA
- a CDS encoding PepSY domain-containing protein: MKRILLTVAAGAVLAAGGAATAYAAQEGDGGGERRDGRAAAARLADVKITADRAAAAALQAVPGRIESLELDDDADRLVWEADVLAEGGAWRGVLVDASTGKVTADRQAVQDRDDDGDDDQGDDRDADDRDGDRDDDADDRNERAAEAKGLQAAKVTADQAARTALGSAAGTVTSIEFEDGRFWQVDVTGADGRERELRVDAATGKVTSNTADDDRDDD, translated from the coding sequence ATGAAGAGGATCCTGCTGACGGTCGCCGCCGGCGCGGTGCTGGCCGCGGGCGGCGCGGCCACCGCCTACGCCGCCCAGGAGGGCGACGGCGGCGGCGAGCGGCGCGACGGCCGGGCGGCCGCGGCCCGGCTCGCCGACGTCAAGATCACGGCGGACCGGGCCGCCGCCGCGGCGCTCCAGGCGGTCCCGGGCCGGATCGAGTCCCTGGAGCTGGACGACGACGCCGACCGGCTCGTCTGGGAGGCGGACGTCCTGGCCGAGGGCGGCGCCTGGCGCGGCGTCCTGGTGGACGCGTCCACCGGCAAGGTGACCGCCGACCGCCAGGCCGTCCAGGACCGCGACGACGACGGTGACGACGACCAGGGCGACGATCGTGACGCCGACGACCGGGACGGCGACCGGGACGACGACGCCGACGACCGGAACGAGCGGGCCGCCGAGGCCAAGGGGCTCCAGGCGGCGAAGGTGACCGCGGACCAGGCGGCCCGGACCGCGCTGGGGTCGGCCGCGGGCACCGTCACCTCGATCGAGTTCGAGGACGGCCGCTTCTGGCAGGTCGATGTGACCGGAGCGGACGGCCGGGAGCGCGAACTGCGCGTGGACGCCGCCACCGGCAAGGTCACCTCCAACACCGCCGACGACGACCGCGACGACGACTGA
- a CDS encoding NAD-dependent epimerase/dehydratase family protein — protein sequence MKILLAGATGVVGRRLVPLLVQAGHEVTGTTRRAERARSLAGQKAKPLVVDMLDAEAVRAAVAAERPDAIIHQLTDLTDENFDANSRLRVTGTRNLVAAARESGVEVMIAQSVAWLYVPGERPAVETDPLDPALPPYRGVAALEEAVATMPRGVVLRYGALYGPGTWYAPDGAIAERVRAGVLRQAPSWTSFVHADDAAAAAVAALEWPAGPVNVVDDEPATTADWLPVYSAALGAPTPATAGRHAAATGRPVSNARALDLGWKPRIPSWRIGFGDMS from the coding sequence TTGAAGATTCTCCTCGCCGGCGCGACCGGCGTCGTGGGCCGCCGGCTGGTCCCGTTGCTCGTCCAGGCGGGCCACGAGGTCACCGGCACCACCCGTCGCGCCGAGCGCGCCCGGTCCCTCGCCGGCCAGAAGGCCAAGCCCCTCGTCGTGGACATGCTCGACGCCGAGGCCGTGCGCGCGGCGGTCGCCGCCGAGCGCCCGGACGCCATCATCCATCAGCTGACCGACCTCACCGACGAGAACTTCGACGCCAACTCGCGGCTGCGCGTCACGGGCACCCGGAACCTCGTGGCGGCCGCCCGGGAGAGCGGCGTCGAGGTGATGATCGCGCAGAGCGTCGCCTGGCTGTACGTGCCGGGTGAGCGGCCCGCGGTCGAGACCGACCCGCTCGACCCCGCGCTTCCGCCGTACCGGGGCGTGGCCGCGCTCGAAGAGGCCGTGGCGACGATGCCGCGCGGCGTCGTCCTGCGGTACGGGGCGCTGTACGGGCCGGGCACCTGGTACGCCCCGGACGGCGCGATCGCCGAGCGCGTACGGGCGGGCGTGCTGCGCCAGGCGCCGAGCTGGACGTCCTTCGTGCACGCCGACGACGCCGCCGCCGCGGCGGTCGCGGCTCTGGAGTGGCCCGCGGGCCCGGTCAACGTGGTGGACGACGAGCCCGCGACGACGGCCGACTGGCTGCCGGTCTACAGCGCGGCGCTGGGCGCGCCCACGCCCGCCACGGCCGGGCGGCACGCCGCCGCGACCGGCCGCCCGGTGTCCAACGCCAGGGCGCTCGACCTCGGCTGGAAGCCGCGGATCCCGTCCTGGCGCATCGGTTTCGGTGACATGAGCTGA
- a CDS encoding sensor histidine kinase → MLRSVRARTTLGATAVVAGALIVAGLAVVLLLRADLAGRADLQSEVAAREVASQLATGVTGDRLDLPDPEDHPVLVVDASGRVRAADKDLRDVGGVPVRPSARIPPGGDDHGDDDDDDSRPGRGQVSPDVDFSTATATVDGRTAEFRFASVRVSTPAGETLTVRAGASLATTREAVGTVARAMLVGLPVLLAVVAGVTWLVTRRALGPVEAIRAQMAAITASGDLTRRVPEPGSRDEVADLAVTTNATLAALEESVGRQRGFVADASHELRSPIASLRTQLEVALAHPELLDLEGVVEDVVRLQHLAADLLLLARLDAGDRPAPSEARPVDLAELVEEEVARRSAGPAGAAAGRPVPVVEAVIEAAPRVAGPRGRVARVLGNLLDNARRHAEGVVRVTLREEDGTAVLGVADDGPGVPPGDRERIFERFVRLDDARSRDEGGAGLGLAIARDLVRAQSGTLTVGGAPGGGALFEVRLPVSGGSDSRKG, encoded by the coding sequence GTGCTGCGTTCCGTACGGGCCCGGACGACGCTGGGGGCCACCGCCGTGGTGGCGGGCGCGCTCATCGTCGCGGGCCTGGCCGTGGTGCTGCTGCTGCGCGCCGACCTGGCCGGGCGGGCCGACCTCCAGTCCGAGGTCGCCGCCCGCGAGGTCGCCTCGCAGCTGGCGACCGGGGTCACCGGCGACAGGCTCGACCTGCCCGACCCCGAGGACCACCCGGTCCTGGTGGTCGACGCGTCCGGGCGGGTCCGGGCCGCCGACAAGGACCTGCGCGACGTGGGCGGCGTCCCGGTCCGGCCGTCCGCGCGGATCCCGCCGGGCGGCGACGACCACGGGGACGACGATGACGACGACTCCCGCCCGGGACGCGGCCAGGTCTCCCCGGACGTGGACTTCTCGACGGCCACCGCGACCGTGGACGGCCGTACGGCCGAGTTCCGCTTCGCGTCGGTGCGCGTCTCCACCCCGGCCGGGGAGACCCTGACCGTACGGGCCGGCGCGAGCCTGGCCACCACCCGGGAGGCCGTCGGCACCGTCGCCCGGGCGATGCTCGTCGGGCTGCCCGTCCTGCTGGCCGTGGTGGCCGGGGTCACCTGGCTGGTCACGCGGCGGGCGCTGGGGCCGGTGGAGGCCATCCGCGCCCAGATGGCCGCGATCACCGCGTCCGGCGACCTGACCCGGCGGGTGCCCGAACCGGGCTCGCGGGACGAGGTGGCGGACCTGGCGGTCACGACGAACGCCACGCTGGCCGCGCTGGAGGAGTCGGTGGGGCGGCAGCGCGGGTTCGTCGCCGACGCCTCGCACGAGCTGCGCAGCCCCATCGCCTCGCTCCGCACCCAGCTGGAGGTGGCCCTGGCCCATCCGGAGCTGCTGGACCTGGAGGGCGTGGTCGAGGACGTCGTACGGCTCCAGCATCTCGCCGCGGACCTGCTGCTGCTGGCGCGCCTGGACGCCGGGGACCGGCCCGCCCCGTCCGAGGCCCGGCCGGTCGACCTGGCCGAGCTCGTCGAGGAGGAGGTGGCACGGCGGTCGGCGGGCCCGGCCGGCGCGGCGGCGGGACGGCCCGTCCCAGTGGTCGAAGCGGTCATCGAGGCGGCGCCGCGCGTCGCGGGTCCCCGCGGGCGGGTCGCCCGCGTCCTGGGCAACCTCCTGGACAACGCCCGGCGCCACGCCGAAGGTGTCGTTCGCGTCACACTCCGCGAGGAGGACGGGACGGCGGTCCTCGGCGTCGCCGACGACGGACCGGGCGTGCCGCCCGGCGACCGCGAGCGGATCTTCGAGCGGTTCGTCCGGCTGGACGACGCGCGCAGCCGCGACGAGGGCGGCGCGGGGCTGGGTCTGGCCATCGCACGTGACCTGGTGAGGGCACAAAGCGGTACGCTCACGGTGGGTGGGGCGCCCGGAGGGGGAGCGCTTTTCGAGGTACGGCTGCCCGTTTCCGGGGGTTCCGATTCCCGGAAGGGCTGA
- a CDS encoding dioxygenase, translating to MPVLYLSHGAPPLADDAVWTDQLARWSAGLPRPASILMVSAHWEEAPLSIGATRPVPLVYDFWGFDRRYYQVRYDAPGAPGLAADLRALVPGLHQDEERGLDHGAYVPLVEMYPDADIPVLQMSMPTLEPERLFELGRRLAPLRDQGVLIIGSGFTTHNLREMRSGTDAPPPAWSAEFDEWTDRAVLAGDVDALLDFQVKAPAARIAHPRSEHFAPLFVALGAHVGGSGGSSPQGVQGAHVGGSGGSSRQGVRGAHTGAVSEGSGERRSVIDGYWYGLAKRSFQLS from the coding sequence ATGCCCGTTCTGTACCTCAGCCACGGCGCCCCGCCGCTCGCCGACGACGCCGTGTGGACCGACCAGCTCGCCCGCTGGTCCGCCGGCCTGCCGCGGCCCGCCTCGATCCTCATGGTGTCGGCGCACTGGGAGGAGGCGCCGCTCAGCATCGGCGCGACCCGTCCCGTTCCGCTCGTGTACGACTTCTGGGGTTTCGATCGCAGGTACTACCAGGTCCGTTATGACGCTCCCGGTGCCCCCGGGCTGGCGGCCGACCTGCGCGCCCTCGTTCCCGGCCTGCACCAGGACGAGGAACGCGGCCTGGACCACGGCGCGTACGTGCCGCTGGTGGAGATGTACCCGGACGCCGACATCCCGGTGCTCCAGATGTCCATGCCGACGCTGGAGCCGGAACGCCTCTTCGAACTCGGCCGCCGCCTCGCGCCGTTGCGCGACCAGGGCGTGCTCATCATCGGCAGCGGCTTCACCACCCACAACCTGCGCGAGATGCGTTCCGGGACGGACGCGCCCCCGCCCGCCTGGTCGGCCGAGTTCGACGAGTGGACGGACCGGGCCGTGCTGGCCGGGGACGTGGACGCGCTGCTGGACTTCCAGGTCAAGGCGCCCGCCGCGAGGATCGCCCATCCACGGAGTGAGCATTTCGCGCCGCTGTTCGTGGCTCTAGGAGCACATGTCGGGGGGTCTGGGGGGTCGTCCCCCCAGGGGGTACAGGGAGCACATGTCGGGGGGTCTGGGGGGTCGTCCCGCCAGGGGGTACGAGGAGCACATACAGGGGCCGTGTCGGAGGGGTCTGGGGAGCGGCGGTCGGTCATCGACGGCTACTGGTACGGCCTGGCCAAGCGGTCGTTCCAGCTCTCCTGA
- a CDS encoding class I SAM-dependent methyltransferase yields the protein MTRIVNEHQAEAWNGYEGRHWADNHARYDAVNGGFNDFLLEAAGIGAGDRVLDVGCGNGQLTRLAARRAREAVGVDLSEPMLARAREQAGLEGVANVTFERGDAQVHPFRDGEFDVMLSRFGIMFFADPVAAFGNIGRALGPGGRLAFVCMTALEGTDLGTVFGAMREHLPTPTGQDGSGPTSFSDPARIEEVLGAAGFRGVGCERVEADQLWGRDLADAAAFLGAWGPVKYHLGLVGPEAAARAREALTESLARFERPGGVRLRGTAWLVTAAR from the coding sequence ATGACGCGGATCGTGAACGAGCATCAGGCGGAGGCCTGGAACGGCTACGAGGGGCGGCACTGGGCCGACAACCACGCCCGGTACGACGCCGTGAACGGCGGGTTCAACGACTTCCTGCTGGAGGCGGCCGGGATCGGCGCGGGCGACCGGGTCCTGGACGTCGGGTGCGGGAACGGGCAGCTGACCCGGCTGGCGGCACGGCGGGCCCGGGAGGCGGTCGGGGTGGACCTCTCCGAACCGATGCTGGCGCGGGCAAGGGAGCAGGCCGGCCTGGAGGGCGTCGCGAACGTGACCTTCGAGCGGGGGGACGCGCAGGTCCACCCGTTCCGGGACGGGGAGTTCGACGTGATGCTGAGCCGGTTCGGGATCATGTTCTTCGCCGACCCGGTCGCCGCGTTCGGCAACATCGGGCGGGCGCTGGGCCCGGGCGGACGGCTGGCGTTCGTGTGCATGACCGCGCTCGAGGGCACCGACCTGGGGACGGTCTTCGGGGCGATGCGGGAGCACCTGCCGACACCCACCGGCCAGGACGGCAGCGGCCCCACGTCGTTCTCCGACCCGGCCCGGATCGAGGAGGTGCTGGGCGCGGCGGGCTTCCGCGGCGTCGGCTGCGAGCGGGTGGAGGCGGACCAGCTCTGGGGACGGGACCTCGCCGACGCGGCGGCCTTCCTCGGCGCCTGGGGGCCGGTCAAGTACCACCTGGGGCTGGTCGGACCGGAGGCGGCGGCCAGGGCGCGCGAGGCCCTGACGGAGTCGCTGGCGCGGTTCGAGCGGCCCGGCGGCGTACGGCTGCGGGGGACGGCGTGGCTGGTCACCGCGGCGCGATGA
- a CDS encoding O-acetyl-ADP-ribose deacetylase, whose protein sequence is MRISLVQGDITEQPVDAVVNAANSSLLGGGGVDGAIHRRGGPEILDECRRLRASHYGGGLPTGQAVATTAGRLPARWVIHTVGPVYSASEDRSDQLASCYRESLRVADELGIESIAFPAVSAGIYGWPVEDAARIAVGTVRSTPSKVGDARFVLFTPDAYAAFEQVIRL, encoded by the coding sequence ATGCGGATCAGCCTGGTCCAGGGCGACATCACCGAGCAGCCGGTGGACGCGGTGGTGAACGCGGCCAACTCCTCGCTGCTGGGCGGCGGTGGGGTGGACGGCGCCATCCACCGCAGGGGCGGCCCCGAGATCCTGGACGAGTGCCGCAGGCTGCGCGCCTCCCATTACGGGGGCGGGCTGCCGACCGGGCAGGCGGTGGCGACCACGGCGGGACGGCTGCCCGCGCGGTGGGTCATCCACACCGTCGGCCCGGTCTACTCGGCCTCCGAGGACCGTTCGGACCAGCTGGCCTCCTGCTACCGCGAGTCCCTGCGCGTCGCCGACGAGCTGGGCATCGAGTCGATCGCGTTCCCCGCCGTGTCGGCCGGGATCTACGGGTGGCCGGTCGAGGACGCGGCCCGGATCGCGGTGGGGACGGTGCGGTCGACCCCCTCGAAGGTGGGCGACGCCCGGTTCGTGCTGTTCACCCCGGACGCGTACGCCGCGTTCGAGCAGGTGATCCGCCTTTAG
- a CDS encoding MarR family winged helix-turn-helix transcriptional regulator, whose protein sequence is MSETRWLDEDEQQTWRAFLWTSRLLNEALDRQLQRDSGMPHTYYMILAMLSEAPGRAMTMTELAAIVRSSPSRLSHAVARLEESGWVRRSKPPNDRRTTIAELTDEGFAVLEKAAPGHVEEVRARLFDPLGREQVLQLREMLCAVLADLDPDGRTPDVFGPPST, encoded by the coding sequence ATGAGCGAGACCCGCTGGCTGGACGAGGACGAGCAGCAGACCTGGCGCGCCTTCCTGTGGACCTCCCGGCTGCTGAACGAGGCGCTGGACCGCCAGCTCCAGCGCGACTCGGGGATGCCGCACACCTACTACATGATCCTGGCGATGCTCTCCGAGGCACCCGGCCGCGCGATGACCATGACCGAGCTGGCCGCGATCGTCCGTTCCTCGCCGAGCCGGCTCTCGCACGCGGTGGCCCGGCTGGAGGAGTCCGGCTGGGTGCGGCGGAGCAAGCCGCCCAACGACCGCCGCACCACCATCGCCGAGCTGACCGACGAGGGTTTCGCCGTCCTGGAGAAGGCGGCCCCCGGCCACGTCGAGGAGGTGCGCGCCCGGCTCTTCGACCCGCTCGGCCGCGAGCAGGTGCTCCAGCTGCGCGAGATGCTGTGCGCGGTGCTGGCCGACCTCGATCCGGACGGCCGGACGCCCGACGTCTTCGGCCCGCCGTCCACGTAG
- a CDS encoding phosphotransferase yields MEDRPDGLDEERLPEILRAFGIDAEETDYARVGFGDYHWTVTGADGRRWFATVSDLENKEHCGSGARAALAGLRRAMETAAVLRERDGLDFVVAPVRSENGETVLPLDGRYALSVFPYVAGTPGAFGQEQTAEERAQVLGLLAELHGRTPPGATPEIPLDPPGRGRLEQELAGGAGEWRGGPYSEPARELLGGNTAALRARLRDFDRLAGQVRRSGAAPVVTHGEPHPGNLLRVDGGYLLVDWDTVGLAYPERDLAGVCADTAAFAPYTEATGRTPDPAALTLYHLRWDLAEVAEYIGWFQAPHTRTADTETAWRGFTETVEALVRGAV; encoded by the coding sequence ATGGAAGATCGGCCGGACGGCTTGGACGAGGAACGCCTGCCTGAGATTCTGCGCGCGTTCGGCATCGACGCCGAGGAGACGGACTACGCGCGGGTGGGCTTCGGGGACTACCACTGGACGGTCACCGGGGCCGACGGGCGGCGCTGGTTCGCCACCGTCTCCGACCTGGAGAACAAGGAGCACTGCGGGAGCGGCGCCCGGGCCGCGCTGGCCGGTCTGCGCAGGGCCATGGAGACGGCGGCGGTACTGAGGGAACGCGACGGGCTGGACTTCGTGGTGGCCCCCGTACGTTCCGAGAACGGGGAAACGGTCCTCCCGCTGGACGGCCGGTACGCGTTGAGCGTGTTCCCTTACGTGGCCGGTACGCCCGGCGCGTTCGGCCAGGAGCAGACCGCGGAGGAGCGGGCGCAGGTCCTCGGGCTGCTCGCCGAGTTGCACGGCCGTACCCCTCCCGGCGCGACCCCGGAGATCCCGCTCGACCCGCCGGGGCGCGGCCGGCTGGAGCAGGAGCTTGCCGGGGGAGCGGGCGAGTGGCGAGGCGGACCGTACTCCGAGCCCGCACGCGAACTCCTCGGCGGGAACACCGCCGCCCTGCGCGCCCGGCTCCGGGACTTCGACCGGCTGGCCGGCCAGGTACGCCGGAGCGGGGCGGCGCCCGTGGTGACGCACGGCGAACCCCACCCCGGCAACCTCCTGAGGGTGGACGGCGGATACCTGCTGGTCGACTGGGACACCGTCGGCCTCGCCTACCCTGAGCGCGACCTGGCCGGGGTCTGCGCGGACACGGCCGCCTTCGCCCCGTACACGGAGGCGACCGGACGCACGCCGGACCCGGCCGCGCTCACCCTCTACCACCTGCGCTGGGACCTGGCCGAAGTCGCCGAGTACATCGGCTGGTTCCAGGCCCCGCACACCCGTACCGCCGACACCGAGACCGCCTGGCGCGGCTTCACCGAGACGGTCGAGGCGCTGGTGCGCGGGGCCGTCTGA
- a CDS encoding nitrilase family protein — MLRCAVVQFEPRPDDKTYNLRRMEHFVREAATGGVQMIVFPEMSLLGYWHLRRYTAERLHALAESLAGPSVTAMSALAARHGLAIGIGFLESDRGALFNSYAVCLPDGGVHRHRKLHAFEHEAISSGDAYTVFDTPWGVRVGILVCWDNNLVENVRATALLGASVLVAPHQTGGTDSRSPHGMKPIPLELWHGRHHDPAAVEAAFRGPDGRGWLLRWLPARAHDNGLFVLFSNGVGQDDDEVRTGNAMILDPYGRILAETSVPADALVTADLDLGLLPLSTGRRWIQGRRPELYGILTRRFGDERDPRTARFSADPVHLAPPEDPGA; from the coding sequence ATGCTGCGCTGTGCCGTCGTCCAGTTCGAGCCCCGTCCCGATGACAAGACCTACAACCTGCGACGGATGGAGCATTTCGTCCGGGAGGCCGCGACCGGCGGTGTGCAGATGATCGTCTTCCCCGAGATGAGTCTCCTCGGCTACTGGCACCTGCGCCGCTACACCGCCGAACGGCTCCACGCCCTCGCCGAGTCTCTGGCGGGCCCTTCCGTCACGGCCATGAGCGCGCTGGCCGCGCGCCACGGCCTGGCGATCGGGATCGGGTTCCTCGAATCCGACCGGGGCGCGCTGTTCAACTCCTACGCGGTATGCCTGCCGGACGGCGGCGTCCACCGGCACCGGAAGCTGCACGCGTTCGAGCACGAGGCGATCTCCAGCGGCGACGCGTACACCGTGTTCGACACGCCCTGGGGCGTCCGGGTGGGGATCCTGGTGTGCTGGGACAACAACCTCGTCGAGAACGTCCGCGCGACCGCGCTGCTCGGCGCCTCGGTGCTGGTGGCCCCGCACCAGACCGGCGGTACCGACTCGCGCAGCCCGCATGGGATGAAGCCGATCCCGCTGGAGCTCTGGCACGGGCGGCACCACGATCCGGCCGCGGTCGAGGCGGCGTTCCGCGGTCCGGACGGCCGGGGCTGGCTGCTGCGCTGGCTGCCCGCGCGCGCCCACGACAACGGGCTGTTCGTGCTGTTCAGCAACGGGGTCGGGCAGGACGACGACGAGGTGCGCACCGGCAACGCCATGATCCTGGACCCCTACGGCCGGATCCTGGCGGAGACCTCCGTCCCGGCGGACGCCCTGGTCACCGCGGATCTCGACCTCGGCCTCCTGCCGCTGTCCACGGGCCGGCGCTGGATCCAGGGACGGCGCCCGGAGCTGTACGGCATCCTCACCCGCCGTTTCGGCGACGAACGCGACCCTCGTACCGCACGCTTCTCCGCCGACCCCGTCCACCTCGCTCCGCCGGAGGACCCGGGCGCTTGA
- a CDS encoding LysR family transcriptional regulator, which produces MELHLLRAFEAVARHGHYGRAARELALTQPALSKQIQSLEARAGGRLFDRGRHGAALTPLGTLLLPEARTLLRRADDLAGRMVRMARGEVGRMAVGFGLSSIQTAPRAVAAFRARYPDTAITLEDMSSSVQLDLLKSGELDVGFVRLPAGDGWGRLPVGGDRLALASTDPAARLEDGPFVGLARAKGPGLVDQVERYCAALGVRARPVQEAHDLQTVLALVAAGVGMALVPSEAAAIAPPPVTVTPIDHPAARWRIGAVWNPAFANAVTGRFIAVVEELTSASRAPENAVP; this is translated from the coding sequence ATGGAACTTCACCTGCTCCGTGCCTTCGAAGCGGTCGCGCGTCACGGCCACTACGGGCGGGCCGCGCGGGAGCTGGCCCTCACCCAGCCCGCCCTGAGCAAGCAGATCCAGTCGCTGGAGGCCAGGGCGGGCGGGCGGCTCTTCGACCGCGGCCGGCATGGGGCCGCCCTCACCCCGCTCGGAACGCTCCTGCTCCCCGAGGCGCGCACCCTGTTGCGCCGCGCGGACGACCTCGCCGGACGGATGGTCCGTATGGCGCGCGGGGAGGTCGGCCGGATGGCGGTGGGGTTCGGGCTGTCCAGCATCCAGACCGCGCCCCGGGCGGTGGCCGCCTTCCGGGCCCGGTACCCGGACACCGCCATCACGCTGGAGGACATGTCCTCCAGCGTCCAGCTCGACCTGCTGAAGTCGGGGGAGCTGGACGTGGGGTTCGTGCGCCTGCCGGCCGGGGACGGCTGGGGCCGCCTGCCGGTGGGCGGCGACCGGCTGGCACTGGCGTCCACCGACCCGGCGGCGCGCCTGGAGGACGGGCCGTTCGTCGGGCTGGCGCGGGCCAAGGGCCCCGGCCTCGTCGATCAGGTGGAGCGCTACTGCGCGGCGCTCGGCGTCCGGGCCCGCCCGGTCCAGGAAGCGCACGACCTGCAGACCGTCCTCGCCCTCGTGGCGGCCGGCGTCGGGATGGCGCTGGTGCCGTCCGAGGCCGCCGCCATCGCGCCGCCGCCGGTGACGGTGACGCCGATCGACCATCCGGCGGCACGGTGGCGGATCGGCGCCGTGTGGAACCCCGCCTTCGCCAACGCCGTGACCGGCCGCTTCATCGCCGTCGTGGAAGAACTCACGTCCGCGTCCCGAGCGCCGGAAAACGCCGTGCCCTGA